Proteins encoded within one genomic window of Ranitomeya variabilis isolate aRanVar5 chromosome 4, aRanVar5.hap1, whole genome shotgun sequence:
- the LOC143767855 gene encoding germ cell nuclear acidic protein-like — protein MPHIWRPLPTKIKIVWNNRLTKTSAQTSNIVDNNQHKSMIELSVKVLDSAERLRSTLAHEMCHVACWLIDGEQGDNHGPLWQAYAKRVSYIHPELPQVEIYHNYTINYNFNYQCTLCDNRFGHFRKIPDIKYCLRCGGRLQLATM, from the exons ATGCCTCATATATGGAGACCA CTTCCAACAAAAATAAAAATCGTGTGGAATAACAGGCTGACCAAAACATCTGCTCAGACCTCTAACATTGTGGATAATAACCAACATAAGTCCATGATAGAACTTTCCGTTAAAGTCTTGGATTCTGCCG AACGATTAAGATCCACACTTGCACACGAAATGTGTCATGTTGCATGCTGGTTGATTGATGGTGAACAGGGTGACAACCATGGTCCGTTATGGCAGGCGTATGCAAAAAGAGTTAGTTATATCCACCCTGAGCTGCCACAGGTGGAGATCTATCACAACTATACCATAAACTACAACTTCAACTATCAATGCACTTTATGTGATAACAG ATTCGGGCACTTTAGAAAAATACCTGACATCAAATATTGCCTCCGCTGTGGTGGCCGATTACAACTGGCCACCATGTAA